A window of Caldilineales bacterium genomic DNA:
GGCCTCGGCGCCTTTGGCCACACAACTCATGGGGTCGTTGGCCACGTAGACCTTCATCCGGGTCTCGTCACTCAGACGCTCGGCCAGCCCGCGCAAAAGCGCCCCGCCCCCAGCCAGGGCGATGCCGTCGGCCATGAGGTCGGCCACCAGTTCGGGCGGCGTGTCGTCGAGGGCGCTCTTGACCGTGTCGACGATGACGTTGACCGAGTTGCCCAGCGCCTCGCGGATCTCGACCGAGCTGACCTCGACTTCTTCGGGCAGGCCGGTGATGAGGTTGCGCCCGCGCAGGGGGAAGAGGATCTCCTCGGCCTGGGGATAGGCCGAGCCGGCGGCGATCTTGGCCGATTCGGCCATGCGCTCGCCGATGAGCAGGTTGTATTTCTGCTTGGCGTAGTTGATGATGTCTTCGTCCATCTCGTCGCCGGCCACGCGCACCGAACGCGAGACGACGATGCCGCCCAACGAGATGACGGCCACCTCGGTGGTGCCGCCGCCGATGTCGACGATCATGCTGCCCTTGGCGCCGGTGACATCGAGCGAGGCGCCCAGGGCGGCGGCTATCGGCTCTTCGATCAGATAGGCCTCACGGGCGCCGGCATTCATGGTGGCGTCGAAGACGGCGCGCTTTTCCACTTCGGTCACGCCCGATGGCAGGCCGACGACCACGCGCGGCCGGGGGACGATCATGAAGACTTTGTCGTGCACCTTGCTGATGAAATACTCCAGCATCTTCTCGGTCACGTCGAAGTCGGAGATGACGCCATCGCGCAGGGGGCGGATGGCGACGATGTTGGCCGGGGTGCGCCCCACCATTTCTTTGGCTTCGCTGCCGATGGCGAGGACTTTCTTGCTGCGGGTTTCGATGGCGACGACCGATGGTTCGTTGATGACGACGCCCTTGCCGCGCACGTTGACAAGCGTGTTGGCGGTGCCCAGGTCGATGCCGATGTCGAGTGAGAACAGGCCTAGAAGCCAGTCGAGGGGGTTGATCACGAATGCATGCTCCTGAAACTGTGCGGCGTTGGCTGCGCACGGCCTTCTAGTATAGCACGATGGCGGCGGGGAATTGGAATTGTGGCGGGTGTGTAATAAAGGATGGCCGATCTGCCAGCCTGGCTGAGGCGAGGCCGCCGCCCATCGTCAGGCGTCCTCACGGCTCCCAGATGACGCCAAGCGCGAAGACGCCGTTGGCCGGGTCGCCGCCGAACGAACCGATGACGACCTCGTAGACGCCATCGGGCGCGGGCGCGGCGGTGATCAGCACCGGCACCGATTCGTTTTTGTGGGCGACCAGGCCCTGGCCGCCGCTGAAGGGGCCGTAGGCTTGCAGCCACCAGTGCCCGTC
This region includes:
- a CDS encoding rod shape-determining protein, translating into MFSLDIGIDLGTANTLVNVRGKGVVINEPSVVAIETRSKKVLAIGSEAKEMVGRTPANIVAIRPLRDGVISDFDVTEKMLEYFISKVHDKVFMIVPRPRVVVGLPSGVTEVEKRAVFDATMNAGAREAYLIEEPIAAALGASLDVTGAKGSMIVDIGGGTTEVAVISLGGIVVSRSVRVAGDEMDEDIINYAKQKYNLLIGERMAESAKIAAGSAYPQAEEILFPLRGRNLITGLPEEVEVSSVEIREALGNSVNVIVDTVKSALDDTPPELVADLMADGIALAGGGALLRGLAERLSDETRMKVYVANDPMSCVAKGAEAVLERLEVLRKVLATMDRGSTLH